The genomic window ATATTTATTGCTTAGGAAGTGGTCGGGGATATTGTCAAATGTACGCCTGCGTCCCGCTGCACCCTGACGGACTGCTAGCCAGAGTGCCATTGGATCCAAACCAGCCTTTGTTCCCATGGTGAATACCTCTGCGAAGACGGTCTGCATCATGTATCCCGAGCAGTTATGGACAAGTTTTGCAATAGCACCAGCGCCTATGGGGCCTACATACATAGCACGGTCGCCAATCGCATCTAAGACAGCCTTCTTTTCGTTGAACAGTGCTTCATCACCACCAACCCAAAGTGACATTTTCCCACTTTGTGCTCCTTTTGGCCCCCCGGAAACAGGGGCATCAAAAACGTGGACACCCTTTTGAGACATTTTGTCGTGAACACGTCGAACAGTGGTCGGGGAGTTGGTGGTAAGATCAAAATAACAGTCACCCGAAGAGAAACCGTTTATGAGCCCGTTATTGCCTAGAGCCACTAACTCCATTTCGCTGGGTCCGGGCAAAGATGTAAATACCACCTCACATTGCCGAGCCAACTCTACTGGCGAATCTGCCCAGATAGCGCCTTGAGAAATATGTTTTTCAGCTATTACCTTATTAAGATCATGGACGAATACCTCATGCTTTGCTTTTAAAAGATTAAAAGCCATCGGCCCACCCATGGTACCAAGTCCTATGTATCCAACTTTCATGATATGCTCACCTCAAATATGTTAAATCTATCCGATGTTCGTTCATCAAATGAGGTGGTATAACAGGTTACTGGGTCTCGCAAGAGGCCACAGCATCTAAAAGGTTTATGAGTCAAAATCGTAGTAAACAATCCCCGCCCGTTGAAGGCGAAGAAGAGGTTCTGCCGGCTAAACGGCGGCTGCTTGTTGCGCTCGCCATAATACCTGCAGGAGCCATGCAAGGCACCGATACGTTTGCTGTTTCTGTCGCGCTTCCAACAATGATGGGGGCAATGTCAGCTACTATAACTGAGATTTCCTGGGTGCTGACGTCTTACTTAGTAGCTGGAGCAATTTTTACGCCTTTATATGCATGGATGTGTCGAGAGTTCGGCCGACGATTTATGTTCATAATTGTCGTCTGTGGTTTCATGGGCTGCGCGATAATGGTCTCTCAATCAACAAGCCTTTATGAGGTCATTTTTTATCGCTTCTGCCAAGGTTTCTTCGGGTCAGGTTTGAATCCGCTTACTTATCAAGTGGTCCTGGCCACATTTCCTAAGAATCAGCAAGGTCCGGCTTTCGGGTGGCTTCAGACAGGAAGAATGAGCGCGGTTGTAATTGGCCCTATAATAGGGGGCGTATTAACTGAAATGTTCGGTTGGCGAACTGTGTTTCTTATGAATGTTCCACTCGGAATAATAGCTTTAACGCTTCTTTTAACAGTAGTCCCTAAAGATAAACAATTAGACCCCAAACCATTCGATTTCTTTGGCTTTGTTGTCCTCAGCATTGGGATAGCTTGCTTGCAATTAATGCTTGACCAGGGGGAAAAAAACGGTTGGTTCTCCTCTACAGTTATTACTGGTTACGCAATTGTAGCTTGTAGTGCGTTTTATATTTTTCTCATACACGCAATAACAGCCCGCCAACCTTACCTCAATCTAACGCCTCTTAAAAACCGCGAGTTTGTGCTTGGAATTACCATCGATTTTTTTGTGAACATTCTTTTTTTTGGGTACATGGCTCTTTTACCTGCAGTAATGCAGCGAATAATGGAATTCCCTGTCCTGATGATAGGACTAGTTATGGTGAATCGCGGTGTAGGCACCATGTTGAGCTCGCTATGTGCCGGATATTTACTGATGCGGGTTAGCCCAAGGCCACTAATTTTTTTCGGTAGCTTGATAGTCTGTCTGTCAACTTGGATGTTAGCGGGCCTACCTCCTGACTCAGAGCAGTGGAGGCTGGCAGTTGCAGTCTTCTTGCAGGGATTTGGTATGGGCTTTATAAATACACCTTGCGAAACAGCGGCATTCAAGACGGTGCCACCCTCGCTTCGTCCTGATGCTACAAGTCTATTTACAACAAATCGAAGAATCGCTGCTGGAGTGGGCATAGCCTTCATTGTGACTCAGCTTGTTGCAAGTACTCAAGATGCACGGTCAAATTTGACGCAAAATGCAAGCTATTATAATGAAGTATTGAAACACTACGCTCTTCCAGAAAAATGGAGTATGGAAAGCCTAGAGGGGATTGCTAGTTTTGAGCAAATTATAAATAGGCAAGCCGAATTTATTGGATACCTACACGATTTTCATATACTGACAATTTGCACAATTTGTATTTTACCTCTGGCACTTCTTATGCGCGTTGGATCGCAGGATAAATAGTGAACTAAACCTTTGGCTAAAGATCCTCTTATAAAAAAAGCATAGGTGCAAAATATCCGCAGAACAATTGGGATGAAAAATATTTTCAGGGTCATTGCAACTTCCAATCTTGGACAAAGGCCAACAAAGAGGGTATTTACTCCCTTCGGCAGGTCTCAGTAGGCCAGTCGACCTTGCTCTGTGGAAATGTTTTATGTGTGTTTCACCCTTTGGGATTCTTAAAGTTAATCCATGACAACATTATTCCCAGTTATATTATCTGGCGGGTCAGGCACAAGACTTTGGCCTTTATCCAGATCGTTACATCCAAAACAGTTTCTTCCGTTGGCAGGCAGAATGACCATGCTGCAGCAAGCGGTGCAGCGTCTGGGCAGAATTAACGGTTCCACGCAGCCCCTTGTTATAGGAAATAATGACCATCGGTTTATAATGGCAGAGCAACTGCGCGAGATTGGTGTGACACCATCGGCTTTATTACTAGAGCCGGTTGGCCGAAATACTGCGCCGGCTGCCGCTTTAGCCGCGCTCTTTGCCACTAAGCATAACGCAGAAGCAGTGACTCTATTAATACCCTCAGATTTATTTATTGCGGACGAACCAGCTTTTTATTCTGGCCTAGAGCATGCAGCTGAGATAGCCAAAGCGGGTAGGCTAGTGACTTTCGGTATTAATCCTGATCGTCCCGAAACTGGATTTGGTTATATCCGCAAGGGTAGTCCGCTCTGCATTACAAACCATGCTTTCGAAGTGCAATCTTACGTTGAAAAACCCGACGAAAAGACTGCAACTGATTATGTGCAATCAGGAGCATATCTCTGGAATAGCGGCATGTTTGTATTCCGTGCCGATATCATGCTGCAAGAAATCGAAAAATTCCAACCCAAAATGTTTAACCTTTGCAAAGAAGCATTTTCAAATCTATCTGTTGATATGGATTTCTTAAGGCTTGACGAAAATATTTTCAGCAGAATTGAGCCAGATTCAATCGATTTCGCAGTAATGGAAAAAACAAAACTCGCCGCTGTCGTGCCCCTAGATTGCGGTTGGTCTGATCTTGGATCATGGTTTTCTCTTTGGCAACAGAGTGCTTCTGATTCCGATGACAATGTTATTTGCGGTGATGTTGTAGCTAAATCGGTGAACGGATCTTACCTCCATAGTGAGAATGGGCCGTTAATCGCTGCGATGGGCTTATCAGATATGGTGGTTGTGGCGACTCGCGATGCGGTACTCGTGGCGCCAAAAGATCAAGCCTCTGAGGTCCGTAGCCTCGTAGATCATCTAAGAAGAGATGGCCGGAATGAAGTAACTATGCCTAGCCAAGTTTACAGGCCATGGGGTAGTTACCAGGATATTGATGCAGGTCCGAGGTTCAGAGTAAAGCGGATTATTGTGCGCCCTGGGGGGCAGCTCTCCCTGCAACGTCATAAGTTTCGAGCCGAGCATTGGGTTGTTGTTAGAGGTGAAGCGGAAGTTACGCGAGGTAATAATTCGATGACATTGGGGCCTGACCAGTCGGTTTACATTCCAATTGGTGAGGTGCACAGGCTGGAAAATAAAAGTGATCAGGCATTGCATCTTATTGAAGTGCAGACCGGGGAGTATGTCGGTGAGGATGATATTGAGCGGTTAGAAGATATTTACGGCCGAAGCTGAATAATTATGGTTCATATTCCCCATATAGTTGCGGATATCTCAGCAAACGGGTTTGGGCATCTTGCGCAAATGGCTCCAATACTTGATTGTTTGGCAGGTGATCGTGAGGTTCGAATAACGCTTAGAACAGAGGTTGATCCTGAAATTTGTCATCAATTTTTGGAAATTCCATTTGAGTTTGGTCCGGCACCGAAAGACCCCAACATGCGCATGAGAGGTCCGTTAGATGTTGATTCTGACGGGTTGCTTGCGGATTACAGAGAACTATTTAACGAATGGGATGAGGTTGTGTCGAGAGATGCGCAAATCCTCAAGGAATTACGCGCAGATATTGTTTTAACGAATATTGCTGTTGTGAGTGTAGCTTCTGCAAACGCTGCAAATTTACCAGTGGCAGCCATCTGTTCGCTGAATTGGGCCGATGTATTTGCTACATATTGTGGGACTAGCGGTGTTGCAGGACGCATATACAGGCAGTTGATACAAACCTATGACAAAGCGACAAGGTTCATACAGCTTTCTCCCCATATGGAAATGGACTGGCTCTCACATTACTGTTCGGTAGGGCCTGTCGCGCGTCGGGGGCAGGATATTCGTGATGAATTGGAGAGGCTAAAACCATCTCCTCATTATGTGATAGCTTCCATGGGAGGCATACCAGGCATGCATGACATCATTCCCCTGCCCAAACTTGATGATGTTGTTTGGATTGTGCCTCCGGACTGGAATGATTTAAGAACAGATTGGCTGTCTCGAGGCAAAATTAATATTCCGTTTATTGATTTAATGAGGTCAGCTGATCTACTTGTAACTAAGGCAGGATACGGAAGTGTCACGGAATGTGCCGTAAACTCGACTCGTATGATATACACTGAGCGTTCAGACTGGTGCGAGAATACTGTTCTAGAAAGGTGGATAAGGGATAATTGCACTGCGTACAAAATTGACCGCAATACTATGCAATTGGGTAATTATGGGGAAAAGCTCAAATGGCTTCTTAAGGAACCTGTGAGATCTCCCCCAACTTCTAAAGGTGCAGCACAGGCAGCGGCAATACTATCAAATTTATTTTAAATAATTTCCAAAGTCATCATCACCCTATCGAGATAGTGAAGAATAATATTTCGAGGGGGCATGAAAGATAATTATCTGAAGGGAAATATTCTTTGTCTTTAATCCGCAGGATACACTTCCACGTTGGGAAGTGGGAATATTAATTTTCCTCCATTATTTATAAAAGTCTGCTCCCGCTCTACAAACTCATTTCGAAAATGCCACGGGAGAACTAAATAATAATCGGGCTTTTGCGCTCGCGAGGCTTCTTCAGAGATGATTGGAATGTTTGTGCCCGGTGTTCGGTGACCAAACTTCCATTCATTACGTTCTGATGCAGCATCGATTAACTTCCGGTCTATACCGAAAAGTTGAAGAAGCACATTGCCCTTAGTAGATGCACCGTAGACATGCACTGTTTTGCCAGCGGCTTTTACATTTTTAAGAACCTTCAAAAGCTTTTCCCCAACTTCATTTACACGCGTGTAGAATGCGTTAAATGTCTCGGTGCAATCTAGCTTAGCCTCTGCCTCGAGTTTTGCAATTTTCGCAAGAGCTATTTCATTAGTAGAATACCGACTTTTTGCATGACAAATAAAAGCTCTTATTGAGCCGCCATTCATCGAATTGGTCTCAGCATCGAATACCCTTAATCCTGCATTTTCAGCAGCAAACTCGATTTGTTTAAGGCAGTAGTAACCAAGGTGTTCATGGCAGATACTATCAAAAGAAAGATCAGCAACTAGAAGGGGT from Pseudomonadota bacterium includes these protein-coding regions:
- a CDS encoding NAD(P)-dependent oxidoreductase, whose protein sequence is MKVGYIGLGTMGGPMAFNLLKAKHEVFVHDLNKVIAEKHISQGAIWADSPVELARQCEVVFTSLPGPSEMELVALGNNGLINGFSSGDCYFDLTTNSPTTVRRVHDKMSQKGVHVFDAPVSGGPKGAQSGKMSLWVGGDEALFNEKKAVLDAIGDRAMYVGPIGAGAIAKLVHNCSGYMMQTVFAEVFTMGTKAGLDPMALWLAVRQGAAGRRRTFDNIPDHFLSNKYDPPAFALKLAHKDVTLATELGKELGVPMRIANLTLAELTEARNRGWDERDSRSAMLLQSERAGVEIEVPQELIDAAFEKEPK
- a CDS encoding DHA2 family efflux MFS transporter permease subunit → MSQNRSKQSPPVEGEEEVLPAKRRLLVALAIIPAGAMQGTDTFAVSVALPTMMGAMSATITEISWVLTSYLVAGAIFTPLYAWMCREFGRRFMFIIVVCGFMGCAIMVSQSTSLYEVIFYRFCQGFFGSGLNPLTYQVVLATFPKNQQGPAFGWLQTGRMSAVVIGPIIGGVLTEMFGWRTVFLMNVPLGIIALTLLLTVVPKDKQLDPKPFDFFGFVVLSIGIACLQLMLDQGEKNGWFSSTVITGYAIVACSAFYIFLIHAITARQPYLNLTPLKNREFVLGITIDFFVNILFFGYMALLPAVMQRIMEFPVLMIGLVMVNRGVGTMLSSLCAGYLLMRVSPRPLIFFGSLIVCLSTWMLAGLPPDSEQWRLAVAVFLQGFGMGFINTPCETAAFKTVPPSLRPDATSLFTTNRRIAAGVGIAFIVTQLVASTQDARSNLTQNASYYNEVLKHYALPEKWSMESLEGIASFEQIINRQAEFIGYLHDFHILTICTICILPLALLMRVGSQDK
- a CDS encoding mannose-1-phosphate guanylyltransferase/mannose-6-phosphate isomerase, translating into MTTLFPVILSGGSGTRLWPLSRSLHPKQFLPLAGRMTMLQQAVQRLGRINGSTQPLVIGNNDHRFIMAEQLREIGVTPSALLLEPVGRNTAPAAALAALFATKHNAEAVTLLIPSDLFIADEPAFYSGLEHAAEIAKAGRLVTFGINPDRPETGFGYIRKGSPLCITNHAFEVQSYVEKPDEKTATDYVQSGAYLWNSGMFVFRADIMLQEIEKFQPKMFNLCKEAFSNLSVDMDFLRLDENIFSRIEPDSIDFAVMEKTKLAAVVPLDCGWSDLGSWFSLWQQSASDSDDNVICGDVVAKSVNGSYLHSENGPLIAAMGLSDMVVVATRDAVLVAPKDQASEVRSLVDHLRRDGRNEVTMPSQVYRPWGSYQDIDAGPRFRVKRIIVRPGGQLSLQRHKFRAEHWVVVRGEAEVTRGNNSMTLGPDQSVYIPIGEVHRLENKSDQALHLIEVQTGEYVGEDDIERLEDIYGRS
- a CDS encoding class I SAM-dependent methyltransferase, which encodes MKITKITCCRLCGSKRLETVFDFGIQALSTRFPGPDEPDAELVPLTLAQCQSCKLTQLTHDYDPDDLYRRGYGYRSGVNQTMRDHLAGIAQQLESHVKIRPNDTVLDIASNDGTLLRSYTEKKLNLVGIDPTITQYRSYYPNGSYLSSDFFSQRVFESISPTKKAKAISSIAVFYDVPDPVRFTADIASVLETNGVWVMEQSYLPLLVADLSFDSICHEHLGYYCLKQIEFAAENAGLRVFDAETNSMNGGSIRAFICHAKSRYSTNEIALAKIAKLEAEAKLDCTETFNAFYTRVNEVGEKLLKVLKNVKAAGKTVHVYGASTKGNVLLQLFGIDRKLIDAASERNEWKFGHRTPGTNIPIISEEASRAQKPDYYLVLPWHFRNEFVEREQTFINNGGKLIFPLPNVEVYPAD